DNA from Balaenoptera ricei isolate mBalRic1 chromosome 6, mBalRic1.hap2, whole genome shotgun sequence:
AATGGAGAGAGACTGGAGGCTAGTGAGGCCATTGTTTTAGAGACCCCTATTTTTTGCCCACCTGGCAGCTTGCTCCATCTTTGCCAAATACAGGAAGGAAACCCAATAACCCAATCCTCCACCAAAATACTTGGCAAATTCTCACTTTGTCTTCCTGGCCAAGATTGGGCAGGCCGTAAGGGCAGGCCCACGTGTCTTGGTCTGCCAGCCAGTGCTCACTGCCCTGGGTCCCTATACGGCCTCTTCTTTAACTCATTCCAGCCAGCGACCTTCTGTCTGTGGCTGAGCTGGATGGATCCCTAGGCCCAAGTCTGAGCAAACCCTAGGGATAGCTGTGCTgttccctgttgctgtgggacaTCTGGGGACAGGTGGCCAAGACCCAGGGTTCTCACACAGAAGAGAGGACAGAGACTCTGTCCAGGCGTAGCCCAGATCCTGCCAGCCCAGGAGCCCCATTCCAGGCTGTAGCTTCTGTGACCTCCCATTGGTATCTGACCCTACTGGCCAGTCTGCTGGACACATGTCCCTCTGTGAGTCCGTGACCCCACCCTCCTTGTTTTCCTTCACCCTCTCTTCTGCGgccctgcctctttttttttttttttaataaatgtatttatttatttatttttgctgcacgtgggctttctctagttgtggcgagcaggggctactcttccttgtggtgtgcaggctactcattgcagtggcttctcttgttgaggagcatgggctctaggtgcacaggcttcagtagttgtggctcgtgggcttcagtagttgtggcttgcgggctctagaccacaggctcagtagtgtggcacacgggcttagttgctccatggcatgtgggatcttcctggaccagggctcgaacccgtgtcccctgcactggcaggcagattcttaaccactgcgctaccagggaagccccagccctgcctcttaaGAATTGGGTTCTTCAGGGTTCAATCTTGGACCCGCTAGGCCCCATACACGTGGCCTCGGccacctcttccctcccctggtTTCTGTTACCATCTGTGTTGTGAATGCCCAGCCTACGGTTTCAGGTCAGCCCTATCCTGGGTTTACAACTGCCTCTGGGTCAGCCGGGATGTCCCCCAGGCACCCCACCCTCATCCTGGCATAACCACCCAACTGGCTATCTTTCCCACCTaaccattttctccttttctgctcCTGCCTCCATCGTCAAGAGAGAACCCAAGAGTCCTGCCAACCTCTTCACCCTCCACGACTGCCCAGCCCCTGCTCTGCCACTCCTCCCGACCCCAGCACTCACCCCTCTCTAACACCGCAGTGGGTTCTACCCAAATGTCCCACTACCCCTTCATCTCACCCAAAACCTACTGAagagatgaatctcaaaataattgtgcTGAATGAAAGAGGCCAGGCAATAAAGCATATGTACTATTTGGTTCCACTTATATACaactagaaaatgcaaattacttTATGATGAGAAAGCAGACTGGGAGttgcctgggggtggggtagggggtgtgTGATGAAGAGGAGCAGGCGGGAAGGGGCATGAGGGATTTTTGGGggggtgatgaatatgttcactgtcttgattgtggtggtggttccaTGGGTATTTATATACGTCATAACAAATTGCTCGAAAACTACAATGAAAGCGATATGTCAAAAGGACTtcagagggcttccctagtggcatagtggttaagaatccgcctgccgatgcacaggttcgagccctggtccgggaagatcccacatgccactgagcaactaagcccgtgcaccacaactactgagcctgtgctctagagcccgcgagccacaactactgaagcccgtgagccacaactactgaagcctgcgagccacaactactgaagcccatgcacctagagcccgtgctctgcaacaggagaagccactgcgatgagaagcccgtgcactgcaaagaagagtagccccccactcactgcaactagagaaagcctgtgcacagcaatgaagacccaatgtagccaaaaataaaataaaaataaataaaaaataaataaatttatatatataaaacaaaggacTTCGGAGCTCCAATGGCCAAAGTTGGAACAATTTGatcaacaaaataaagtagtattggattataacccaaagtatacaataaatatccatgagcccattctgatataaataaatgattgaattaaTAAGTAAAGGGGAGAGAAGATACAAATCTCTTGtagagaagaattccaaataatttgtgTAGacaccctgccctcaaggaggtggAGCAAAATTCCCCCCTCCTTAGGTGTGGGCTGTGCAGAGTGACTTTCTTCCCAAGAGGACAGTGTGGGAAGGGGGAAGAAGGGTAACTGCAATGGAGAAACCTGACAGTCACCCCCCAGCCAGGTgaccaaggtcaacatcaacattGATCGGTCATattgatagtatgtacccttgatagGATGTGATGCAAAAATGGCACTTGACCTCTGCACTCTTTCTCCCCCAACACCCATAATCCCAGTCTAACCACGAGGAAAACACCCAACAAATCCCGAGAGGGACATTCTGCACAATACCCGAGCAGTGCTTCTCcagactgtcaaggtcatcaaaaccaaggaaaatctgagaaactgtcaaaGCCGAAAGAaacctaaagagacatgacaatgtatgtatatgcatagctgattcactttgttgtgaagcagaaactaacacaccattgtaaagcaattatactccaataaagatgttaaaaaaaaaaaaaagacatgacaactaaatgtaatgtgggatCTTGGAACAGGAAAAAGGGCATTATGTACAAACCAAGGAAGTCTGAATAAAGCATGGACTTTGGTTAATAAAATATCATTGATGGTttgttaattgtaacaaatgtatcaaactaatataagatgttaataatacgGGAAACTGGGTacagggtatatgggaactcttttcacaatttttctgtaactctaaagttattttaaaattaaaagtttacttttaaaaacttgtCAAATTGTGTACTTTGAACATGCTTAGTTTATATTGCTtgtatttgtgggaagatttGTTAATGATTGATTCGATTTCTGTGGTGGCTATAGGGCAGCTCAGATTGAATCCATTTGGGTAAATTACAATTTACTGGGAAATTTCCCATTTCATTACCGGTAACATTTACCTATTCTTTTAATGTCTATAGAATCTATAGTTATATCCTTCTTTTACTTCTGTTTATCTGTGCCTTATATCTTTCTGTTTTgagaaatttttctaaatttctatcTAAATTATAAGTCTTTTCCAAGAGTCAACTTTTGGCTTTGATATTCCTATTGTGtctttctaatttattaatttcttctcttaacttcattttctccttccttctgttttctttgaatttattctgtggtttcttttataaatttttattttggacaCCTTGCTCATGACTTTGCAGGTTTTCTAGTTATTCTAAAACACACCCTTAAAGCCATGCATGTCCCTTGTTTATTGTGAGCCCAGCAGGGCGTTAAGAGTCTATTTCACGCTAGATCTGGTTGTCTGGTGGAGGGAGGGCCCTTCAGAGTTTCTAGACTGCTGTTCACCAGGATTGCTTTTCACATGAGTCCTCCCCAAGGTGTACTCCCCAAGGTCCACTCAGGCCACAGGAAGACTGGGCACCCCTCCGTGCCTACCCTTCAGAGCAACAGCCCTATCTTCCCGATagcctccccttctctcctcgcCAGCAGGGGCCGATCCTGCCCATCCCTCGCCTTTTGACTTCTCTTGGCAGTAGTCTGACTCCCATCCACAAGCTCCAAGACCAGAAGTCAGCCCTCCACCTTCCCCAGCGATTCTCCAAAATAGCCTCACTGGgcaggagctggaggaagcagctCCCTGCTCCTAGTGGGGATAATTAGGAGGTAAAAAGGGGAGGGCTCTGATCACGGAAGGGAGggaccctgtggccctggaataCCGGCAAGGCCCTCTGGACGGGCCTCTCCCACCTAATACAGCACACACTCGGAGGAAACACTTGGTGTGCACTGGGAGCCTGGGAGAACCCTCAGCCATGCAGGAAGGGGAACATTGGAAGGCAGGATGAAGAGCAGACAGTGGGAGAAGGGCAAGGCTTCCACGCTCCAGCCACAGGACCGTGGCACCTGCCGGGGCACCCAGGAACCCTGCCTGGACAGAGCTGAGCCCTGGTGCTCCTCAGCCGGGGAACCTAGGGCCTCTGAGCAGCCTGGCTGCAGCTGCCTACACAGACCAGCCTGCCGGGGCCTGGCGCCCCTCCTGAGATGAACCCAAGTCTCTTTGTGAGCAGGTCTGGGGTGTGGATGGCGCAGGACAGGTGGGGtctggggtgtggagaaaagaggtcTATATGGGTCAAGGGGACTACGATAGGAGGGAAAATGCCCCCCCCCAAAGATATTCATGTCCAAATTCCTGGCATCTGCAAATGtaaatgtaactgtatttggcaaaaaaagtctttgcagatgtgattcagttaaagattgttttctttattaatactttaaaaaaatttatatagtaGTTAATGTCCTAATGCCTGACTTTTAAGGTGTATAAATTAAATGTGTTACtctcttcaaaaacaaacaaaacaagctaTTCTTTCCTTGGTATGGCccagattttttcctttcctgaagACTGACAATATCCTAATTCCTGATTCATAATACAGTAGAGTGCATTCTGTTTCCAAATTTctaaaaggataaaattatttttacaactCACCGATATTTGAATAGTAGAAGACAGATGTTCTCAGCCTGATGatcagccttttctttctttccatctttccttccttctttgcctTTTAAATAAATTGGGATTTTTCCAGACCAcctcaataaagtgaatatcgcaataaaaatttttttaatcaaataaataaattgggatGTGACATGAGAGCACCTCAGATTATCCACGTGGGCCCTAAATATCATCATGAGTGTGCTCAGAAGATGAGGCAGAGGCCATGAGAGCGTGTCGCATTCTAGCTAATTCCTCTTGgcagtctcctcctcctcctccccctgtcTCCACTTCTAGGAGAATAATTATTTGTAGAAAGGCTGTGAGAAGCCActttataatattttggataaGATGGTCACCAGTACAGTGTTGCcaggtttagcaaataaaaacacaggacacccagttaataactgcatgggacatacttatactaaaagattattcattgtttatccaGAATCAAAATTTAATTAAGCGTCCGGTGCAACtggtattttatctggcaaccatATGAGCAGTCCCGTCTTCCACTCAACAGATACATTCTGATTTGATTCTTTCAGTGAATGAGAGTAGTGgggttttggtttattttaatcATTAGTTTGGATATCAtgactttattataaaagaaacacGGAAATTATTTACATGATGAAAGATTTCAGAACTTCAGTGGCAGCTTCACGTGATGCCACTGGGGGAATGGGCAGCTTCACGTGATGCCATTTCAATAGTCACTTATTTTAGTCGATGTATTTTCCAAGAATGTCACCATCTCTAAATAGGAAATAATCCTTGTCGTCTAGAACTAGTTTGGTGCCTCCATATTCTGGGAGAAGAACTTTATCTCCAACTTTCACACTAACTGGTTGAATCTCTCCACCCTTTCCTTTAGAGCCTGATCCAACAGCTACTACCGTTGCTTGCAATacttttccttgtgatttttctGGAAGCATAACGCCTCCTTTGGTTACAGTTTCGGCTGCACTTCTTTCAACTAATACTCAGTCAAAGAGGGGAAGAAACTTTCTAAATGCCTGTCCTGCCATGACTCGGGTTGCCGCCCTTCGTACTCTGTTTTGGTTTCTagactgttttatttattgttttatttattttatttgttttggccgcgcctcatggcttgcgggatcttagttccccgatcaggaatcgaacccgtgccccctgcagtggaagcttggaatcctaagcactggaccaccagggaattcccaagagtaGTGTTCTGATGGTCAGTGACCTGTGGTAAAGCTGAGGTTTATAGTTTATGTACTGCTAAGATTCTGTTGTCCTGTCAGGTGCAAATCCAAGTAGATATAAATTCAAGTGTCGTGAGGCCCTTGTGTGGCTCAGCATGTCCTGGCAGAGTGACCTGAAGCCGAAATCCTCCTGGGAGGAGGGCGGGGCTGCAGGGAGCCTGTGGGAAGGGACAGTGGGGGGCAGCTGTGCAAACTAGAGGCACTAGCGTACTTTTAATAGTCCAGGAGGCCTAAAAGATCCTTTAGTAACTCTTTAGGAGAGAGAAATGATGGGAAATCTGTCAGTGTATGGTTTCACTCTGTGAAAGTGGACAGAATATTTGGGATGTTTTCTTAGCCCAgtctttcaggaaggctctgaaCAAGTGAaatcaattttcttttcagaaaactaaactttaaaaaaaactaaacggggcttccctggtggcgcagtggttgagaatctgcctgctaatgcaggggacacgggttcgagccctggtctgggaagatcccacatgccgcggagcgactgggcccttgagccacaactactgagcctgcgcgtctggagcctgtgctccgcaacaagagaggccacgatagtgacaggcccccgcaccgcgatgaagagtggccccgcttgccgcaactagagaaagccctcgcacagaaacgaagacccaacatagcaatcaatcaatcaatcaatcaatcaataaaataaatctttaaaaaaaaacaaaacagaacttccattaattaaaaaaaaaaaacactaaacttttttttaaaggttgaccAGGAATGAAGATTATCTAGGAGATTTACAAACATGATACTTCTAAGAAGATGGGGGATTAGGAATGGATAGGAAATGTGGCAATTTAGGGACAAAAAGAGCAAGCTTAGAAGTTTAGGATTTAGGAGTCAGGGCTTGCTCTTGGGCAAGGGGATTATATGTTACATTTAATAGCACCTGCAGACTTTAAAATAGTTAGGGGTTCTCAGTAACTAAGCAGAGTCCTACCGCTAAAAGTTATCTTTTCTCTAAAGATtttctaatgtttaaaaaaaatataggggggtggacttccctggtggtccagtggttaagattccacgcttccaatgcagggggcgtgggttccatccctggtcggggaactaagatcctacatgcctagtggtgcagccaaaatttgtttttaattttttaaaatcatattgggAATCCAGCTGGGAGAGCGCCCTGTAGAGAAAGATCACTGGGTTAAGGGAGGTGTCAGAAGTGGGTTCAAACTCATGGGCTGAGGTTTATTGTGGTCAGTATAGCCTTTGGTCTACATTAGACtggtggaaaaggaaagagtaggTTTAGCATGTAACTGGTAGTGTAGAGTGTTGGGCCAGTTGAGGAGGCCCCTGTCCCTCCCGAGGGTGTCCCCACACTCCTGTGATCTCTGAGGCTGGGCTATGCCAATGAGCTACCTTTTGCCCTTCAGCTTCCTTTCACTGTACAGCCTAATGTATTTTGCTCCATGAGTGGACGCCCTAGGCTTGTCTCCCTGATCTTGATCCAGTGTCTCATCTTTGCGCCTCTCTCACAACTCCTATCAGACTTTGTTTCTAATGGAAGAGGTTCACATGATAAAGAaaaaaccagggaattcccaggcggtccagtggttaggactcggcgcgttcactgccgtgggcccaggttcaatccctggtcagggaactaagaaacTGCAAGCCTCGagactggccaaaaaaaaaaaaaaaaagagagaaaggaaggaaaaaagaaaagagggaaggagggagggaggaagcaagggagggaagaaggaaggaaggaagggaggaaggaagggagggagggagggaggaaggagagagagagagggagaaagaaagaaagaaagaaagaaagaaagaaagaaagaaagaaagaaagaaagagaaagaagaaagaaggaagaaggaaagaaataaagaacaaatgaacCAGCCAGCCCCTCACATCATAATAGAGATGAAAAATGCCATCTTGGCCTGGGACTCCTCCCACTCCAGTATCCAGAGCTCACCCAAGTTGAcccccaaaatgaaaaaagacaagagGACTGCCAGGGGcaagaaagagaaggggaggCAGCTGCAGTGCCCTGAG
Protein-coding regions in this window:
- the LOC132367982 gene encoding LOW QUALITY PROTEIN: 10 kDa heat shock protein, mitochondrial-like (The sequence of the model RefSeq protein was modified relative to this genomic sequence to represent the inferred CDS: substituted 1 base at 1 genomic stop codon), with translation MAGQAFRKFLPLFDXVLVERSAAETVTKGGVMLPEKSQGKVLQATVVAVGSGSKGKGGEIQPVSVKVGDKVLLPEYGGTKLVLDDKDYFLFRDGDILGKYID